A region of Leifsonia xyli DNA encodes the following proteins:
- a CDS encoding aldo/keto reductase codes for MEQRILGGTGREVSVVGLGTWQLGADWGDVSEDDALAVLEAAAESGVTFFDTADVYGDGRSEQIIGRFVTEHPELPLTVATKMGRREAQDPANFTLAKFREWTDRSRRNLGVDRLDLVQLHCPPTPVFSTEAVYDALDTLVEEGAIENYGVSVETVDEALAAIAHPGTATVQIILNAFRLKPLDRVLPAAREAGVGIIARVPLASGLLSGRYTEQTTFSADDHRNYNRDGSAFDVGETFSGVDYEEGVQAAREFAALAPEGVTPAQAAIAWIVAQDGVTTVIPGARSPEQARANAAAASVSLPADFDAAVHRIYDTHFRAAIHPRW; via the coding sequence ATGGAACAGCGCATCCTCGGCGGAACCGGACGGGAGGTGTCGGTCGTCGGACTCGGCACGTGGCAGCTCGGAGCGGACTGGGGGGACGTCTCCGAAGACGACGCCCTCGCCGTGCTCGAGGCGGCCGCCGAATCGGGCGTCACTTTCTTCGACACCGCGGACGTCTACGGGGATGGGCGCAGCGAGCAGATCATCGGGCGCTTCGTCACCGAGCATCCCGAGCTGCCGCTGACGGTCGCGACCAAGATGGGCCGCCGCGAGGCCCAGGACCCGGCCAACTTCACGCTCGCGAAGTTCCGGGAGTGGACGGACCGCTCTCGCCGCAATCTCGGGGTCGACCGCCTCGACCTCGTGCAGCTGCACTGCCCGCCGACCCCCGTGTTCTCGACCGAGGCGGTCTACGACGCCCTCGACACGCTCGTCGAGGAGGGCGCGATCGAGAACTACGGCGTGAGCGTCGAGACGGTGGACGAGGCGCTCGCCGCGATCGCGCACCCCGGCACGGCGACGGTGCAGATCATCCTCAACGCCTTCCGCCTCAAGCCGCTCGACCGGGTGCTGCCCGCCGCGCGGGAGGCCGGCGTGGGCATCATCGCGCGGGTGCCGCTCGCCTCAGGACTGCTGAGCGGCCGGTATACCGAGCAGACGACGTTCTCGGCGGACGACCACCGGAACTACAACCGCGACGGCTCGGCGTTCGACGTGGGCGAGACCTTCTCGGGTGTGGACTACGAGGAGGGCGTGCAGGCGGCGCGCGAGTTCGCGGCCCTCGCCCCAGAGGGCGTGACGCCCGCGCAGGCGGCGATCGCGTGGATCGTCGCGCAGGACGGCGTGACCACCGTCATCCCGGGCGCCCGCTCGCCCGAGCAGGCGCGCGCGAACGCGGCCGCGGCATCCGTCTCCCTCCCCGCCGACTTCGACGCCGCCGTCCACCGCATCTACGACACCCACTTCCGGGCCGCCATCCACCCCCGCTGGTAG
- a CDS encoding short-chain dehydrogenase, whose amino-acid sequence MAQYDVAGRSAIVTGGGSGIGRAIALTLAASGAAVLVTDLNEENADAVVAEIGAAGGTARALAGDVTDPAFAEASVAAANELAPLRIAVNNAGIGGAAAPVGDYPLDSWRKVIEVNLNAVFYGMQAQLDAIGANGGGAIVNMASILGSVGFANSSAYVTAKHALLGLTQNAALEYAGKNVRVVAVGPGFIRTPLVASNMDADTLAFLEGKHALGRLGEPEEVASLVAFLASDAASFITGSYHLVDGGYTAQ is encoded by the coding sequence ATGGCTCAGTACGACGTCGCCGGACGGTCCGCGATCGTGACCGGAGGCGGCTCGGGCATCGGGCGCGCCATCGCCCTCACCCTCGCGGCGAGCGGGGCGGCCGTCCTCGTCACCGACCTGAACGAGGAGAACGCCGATGCGGTCGTGGCGGAGATCGGCGCCGCGGGCGGCACCGCGCGGGCACTCGCCGGCGATGTGACCGACCCGGCCTTCGCCGAGGCCAGCGTCGCAGCCGCGAACGAGCTCGCCCCGCTGCGCATCGCCGTCAACAACGCCGGCATCGGCGGAGCGGCCGCACCGGTCGGCGACTACCCGCTCGACTCGTGGCGCAAGGTCATCGAGGTCAACCTCAACGCCGTCTTCTACGGGATGCAGGCGCAGCTCGACGCGATCGGCGCGAACGGCGGCGGCGCGATCGTCAACATGGCGTCCATCCTGGGCAGCGTCGGCTTCGCGAACTCGTCGGCGTACGTCACGGCGAAGCACGCGCTGCTCGGCCTGACGCAGAACGCGGCACTGGAGTACGCCGGCAAGAACGTTCGTGTTGTCGCGGTCGGCCCCGGCTTCATCCGCACCCCGCTCGTGGCGTCGAACATGGACGCGGACACCCTCGCCTTCCTCGAGGGCAAGCACGCCCTCGGCCGCCTGGGCGAGCCGGAGGAGGTCGCCTCGCTGGTCGCGTTCCTCGCCTCCGATGCCGCCAGTTTCATCACCGGCAGCTACCACCTGGTCGACGGCGGCTACACCGCTCAGTGA